The Thermodesulfovibrionales bacterium DNA window GAATTCCTCTTCCAGGCAGAAAAAACTCCGATGGGTAAGGCAAAGAGAAAGATTACTGTCATGGAAAGAATATTTATTGAAAGTGTGATAGGTAACCTCTCTTTTATCTTATCTATTACCTTTCTCTGGTCAACAAAGGATTCTCCGAAATCAAGCCTTAGAAATCTCTTGAGCCATTCAAAGTACTGGATGTGGAGTGGCTTATCAAGACCGTATAGTTTCTTAAGATTCTCCCTAGCCTCCGGGGACGCCTTTATATTCAGTTCTGTCTGACTTTCAACAGGACCACCAGGTGCAAGGTGAATAACAATGAAGGTGATCACTGTTATTCCAAAGAGAATGGGTACCATCGCAAGAAGGCGTTTAAAGATATATACCTTCATTGGCCTTCCATTAAAAGAAATAATGCAGATTCATTCAATCTAACATGTGAGAGATGAAACCTGAAGACCTGAATGTTCTAATTCTCCCAGCCCCAGCGAGCTGATTATTGATCTGAATATATAAAGCCCATCGGTATTACCGAGTATCTCCTCAGAAGCCCTTTCAGGATGGGGCATCATCCCGAGGATATTGCCCTCCTTGTTAATTATTCCTGCAATATTGTCTAAAGAGCCGTTTGGATTTGCCTGCTCATTTACAGCACCGTCACTGGTACAATAACGAAAAACGATCTGATTATTATCCCTTAATTCCTTTAGAACCTCAGGCGTGGCAAAGTAGTTTCCCTCACCATGAGCAATTGGAATCTTTAAGACCTGACCCCTTGTGCATTCACTGGTAAAGGGTGTTTTATTATTTTCCACCCTTATATATACATCTCTACAGATAAATCTGAGACCTCTGTTACGAAGCATTGC harbors:
- the purQ gene encoding phosphoribosylformylglycinamidine synthase subunit PurQ, coding for MMFGVVVFPGSNCDHDCYHVLKHVLGQPVQFIWHQEETIDPSFKVIVLPGGFSYGDYLRTGAIARFSPIMKAVKRFAQNGGLVIGICNGFQILLEARLLPGAMLRNRGLRFICRDVYIRVENNKTPFTSECTRGQVLKIPIAHGEGNYFATPEVLKELRDNNQIVFRYCTSDGAVNEQANPNGSLDNIAGIINKEGNILGMMPHPERASEEILGNTDGLYIFRSIISSLGLGELEHSGLQVSSLTC